aaaaaaaaaaaaaaaaaatcacttacccATACACTGTCTCATTTGAACTAGAAAATAACATTGTAAGATGGAGAAAGCATATATTATCTCCATTATACAGATATGGAAACCAGGATTCAGAGAAATCACTTTTCCCAAGACATGGAAAAAAGACAGTGAAACTGGGCCACAAGTTCAAGATTTTTGGCTCTAAATCTACTATTCCTCTTAAATTAAGATAtggtaattaaattaattttttaaaattaaggattAAAGTGATATTTAAGGTAATTAAACACACCTGTATTGGCACTGCTGCTGGCTATGAAACTCACCACCAAAGGTAAACGATTAAATTGAACcacctaaaaagaaaataagagccaAATAATATGTTGCATTATGAAAAGGTAGTATAACTAAACTGAAATGTCTTAAtctttcaaaaactttaaaatcatCAATGTTTTAGCCCAACATTATGGTATTATATTATGAAACAGAAAGGAACTTTATATTTCAGTGAATATTTCCATAAAACAGAATTAGTGATGATCTCTTAGAGACATTAATACCATTTGGCCTGGAAAGTTTTTAAGGTGAAACCATATCTTCATCTTTTTATCTCTAAAGCCCAACAGAATATCAATTACATTGTAAGGACTTAATAAATAGTTGATAATTAAATGGATAAATGCAGTATTTCTCAGTTATTCAAGTAGTTTTATCTTCATGATATTTTCTGGTTCTTGTGTATtactgtaatttaaattaaatttaaagtaacTTTAAATCAACTaccttcaaaaaaaaagaaaacttagttTAAACCTAATCCTTATTGATGAAATTAAAGGTCAGATGGTTTGGTTATCTTTTACttaatacacattaaaatatataacttttaaaataaaagatgggcctggcacggtggctcacgtctgtaatcccagcactctgggaggctgaggtggatggatcacttgaggccaagagttcaagaccagcctggccaacatggtgaaagtccgtctctaccaaaaatacaaaaattagccaggcctggtggcacatgcctgtaatcccagctacttgggaggctgaggcgtgagaatcacttgaacctgagaggcggaggctgcagtgagctgagatcatgccactgcactccagcatggggcgacagagccagactctgtcttggaagaaaaaaaaaaaagagtaacttaaCATCAATTGATTAGGAAACATCGTTCTAAACCACAAGGAATTAATTTAGTCTTAAGAAAATGTAGCTTGAGATCAAGAGACAtgcaaaaactaaaaactaactTCTTTCCCACAAATAATAATCtcatttattacatatatatatttcaaaaaaatgaaggaattagCAGCAAGAGCAAATTTAATAAACTTTCAAGGAAAGTTTTTTTATCTGTTACTACAACAAAAAAAGTGTGTCAGCTGAGAAATCACAGTTGTTTAGCTAACGGCACCATCTACTGGAGGTAACAGTGACCTGACGTACTCTTTTTAGGATAACATGTACTTTATTAAATCACTTAATTACTTTTCCATAGTAATTATTTCCTGGTATGAAATGTGAAGAAAATTACTACATTTTAATACAACCAATTTGAAGGCTAAAATTTTACAATTTCATCCTCTTCAAAACTAAAATTGAGAACTATAACacaaactattttatatatataaaaggcaCAAAAATGACAACTGAAATCAGcaaatcattttataattatgaacTTACCTGGTAGGTGTTATAGTAACAGatgatacttttatttttggaaagtcCAAGTTTGCTTCCTTGGTCTGTTGCAAGGGCAAAAGTGGATAAGAAACCAGGTCGCAAAGCATGCTCTGGAGCATTGTCATTTGCCACTAGAAAAATAagtgatttaaataaaaattatgcagaGGATATGGTAGAGAGATTTACAGCCCTTTTTTTTcataaacttctttttaaaattgaacaCAAAGGTTATGTTTCACAATATTGAAAGTCATATCACTAATGGGGTCTCATCACTAATCAggaaaaactgctcaatcaaaagttcACTGATCACAAGTAAGAGAAAAAATGCTGACtctcacaatttttttaaattttaaaaagaaaactaaatgtttacattttcttgATATCTAACTTAAAACATAGATTAATCAAGTACATTTAACTGGTTATCTGAGGACTAGGCTAGAATAAACTAAtgaaaaaagttacaaaacttCTGCTCTTATAAAACCCACAGCAGCAGTATCTCTCATAGATATTAACAATCTGCAGCTGGTTACCTGTTTcatgtttctctcactcattAAAAGGTTTGCATGGAGTTTGTTATATTAATGAGTGCAGGGCTCAAGGCTTTAACACAGAGATCCTCATGAAGAATATTAGAGCTGGAAAATCTGAGATTATTTTGTTCAAATCCCTCATTACGGAATTAAGAGAAGGCAAGCAATCTGTCCACAGCCATTCAACAGCCATTTTATAGCGGGTTAGAAAGCACACTGGACCACACATCAGGAGATGATGGGTTCTATTACTGTTTTGTTACTGACTCATGTCCGACTTTGGACGGCAATGTCCGAAGATTATAAACCACAGGACCTCCTTTGTTCTTATAATGTGTTTGCCAAAATTCTCCCAGAAATGGAATCAATGTGTATTATAGAAATGTTTATAATCTTTACAAATTCATGCAGTTTATTAATAAGAATCTAAGACATAGCTAACTCTCCATTAAAACTGCTAAGAAGTCCAAGTGTCTTTGCACTTTATCACCTTCACTTATAAAATGAAAGAACTACATTAGTTGACTTCTAAACCTCCTTTCATTTCTAAAGTCTAAAATTATCTGATATATATGACAACTCCAGGTGGAAAATTGTAAACAAAATATACAGAACATTATCCAATCTTTAATCTTTGATAAAGCCACTATAGTGTCCCAATAAAACTAGGAACATCCATTCTCATAATACCATAATAGAGAAATAGTAAAAATTGTCTGAATCCATACTGACTCTCTGTGACATCATGTTTACTTATGATCCAAATACATGGGTATTATCCTAAAACAACTAGCAATTtgataaaatgtgtgtgtggtatgtatgtatgtatatatgtgtgtgtgtatatatatacacacacacatatatacatacatacatatatgtaggggtgtctgtgtgtatatctaGCTGAATACATGCTCACTCTCATCACTTAGATTTACTAATGGTTTACGTTACACTGTAAATGTCTTTAATGGGAAATGGGTCTGTGATAAATCCATGCTTAAACTCTAGATGTTAATATGATACATgtgatatataatacattgtaGATTCAAATTCAACCTTCAACATACAAAAGCAAACACTTTCCCCAATACTAAGACCATCTCCCAAATTtactaaaatgaattttatgtttgcCTGCTGTACTACTCAGATGTAAATTACACACATTTTTAGTCAAAAGCAAAGAAGACATTTGCATTTAAATGTTCAGTTTTACCTTTAATAACAGGTACTCCATCTCTATCTGACACAACAATGGCATGGAGCCCTTCAacactagaaaaagaaaacagttaaaatataaaaaaagttaaaatataaaattttaaaaagttaaaatataaaatatttcattttctcaaacTATGCACCTCAAAGACATAATAATTCTCATGTATTTTCTGAAAAACCACAGACCCCAAAATTCTCCCAGAAATTGAATCAATGTGTATTAtagaaatgtttataatatttacaagttcatgcAGTTTATTAATAAGAATCTAAGACATAGATAACTCTCCATTAAAACTACTAATGAATGATCAGTCCATGGTACACAAAAGCATGAAAGATTATCAGCAGTGGCTATAGTGACAAAAAAcagcctttttcctttttcattcatGCAAATATTAAGCGGCCAGTATTTGTGGCACTTAATACTTTGAtactatgaaaaacagaaataagcaCAATCATTGCCTTCACATGGCTTCCAATCTAAAAAGTGAATGTGTTACCAATAAAATAATCTCACAATAACAAACGTAAAACTAAAACTGGTGGCAAGTGTTGTTAAAAAGTTCATAGGGATATGAGAACCTAGAAAAGAGGAGGCTGATGCAGACAGACAGTGGGCCAGAGAAGGCTTTCCTGGAGGCAGTAATACATCAGCTGAGACGTTATGGCACTAAGTGAAAAGACGTGGAAAAACTGTTCCTGGCTGAAGAAACAGGGCAAAAGGAATGCAGGCCATGCAGTAATCCTTTCAGCCATGCTGACGTAAGAAGTAGTAAGCAGAACGGTCAAGCTATAGCTCTAAAGTTAGAAAGATCTGGGTTCCAGtccaggctctgccacttattattTATGCTATCTTGGGCTAGTTATGAAACCTTTATAAGCCTCAGATTAACAATGTGAAAATGGGAATAACTGTACTTACTTAGATACTGTGAAATTTAATAATACAAGGCATGTAAAGTGTAGGCTGGCACATAATTCAAAAATATCACTTATTAACTAATACCAGTGGTGTCAATTGTGCACACTTACAATGACATAATTTATCACTAAAGTACTAAATTATCAGTGAGAATCCCTGGGAAATTAGCAATTAAGAAACACATATGGTAGAGCACAAATATACTGTGTTAAAAAATATAAGGTGACACTCCTCGACTTTCAACATTTATGCAAAACCCTTTCATTGTTAACATAAATCTTATAGTCCTGTAACTATCTTATGGTATCTATAAACTACAACTCAGAGATATGTTCAATGTCCCTACAGCAACCCGGAATGATCTATTCTTTGTGTTAACTTTAATGTATTAACTAAGGAATAAGAAATACTTATATTAACCTAATGTTTAAATACtgacattaaattttttaaaatcccattgtCAAAAACTTTTAAGTCAGAAAAGTGTTATTAAATATGAATGGAAAATGTTACAAACAAAATCATTTGTCTTccttacattaaaaataagaataaaacaacTTTATAAATGACTTTTATACTATTTTTATCCTATTATTGGCATGATTTCCTATTCATTCAATCCTAAACTTatttatagattaaaatatatctCTAAGATTAATACATaacataggccgggcacagtggctgacgcctgtaattccagcaatttgggaggccaaggtgggcagatcacctgaggtcaggagtttgagaccagcctggccaacatgatgaaaccccgtctcagccaaaaacacaaaaattagctgggtgtggtggtgcttgtctgtaatcccagctacttgggagactgaggcataagaatcgattgaacctgggttgcagtgagccaagatcgcgccactgcactcccagcctgggtgacagaacgagagtctgtctcaacaacaacaacaaaaagattaatacataaaataaatatattcttctaaGTTAAAAACTAggttatataaaacatatactaCAGATATTTGTACATAAGCCAATTATTTTGTGCAGTTACCAAAAGCAACATCATTTGAAACAGTAAAGCATTACAAATCCAACTGTCCATCAAGAAGGACAAGGTAAGTTATGATATACACCTACAAAGGAATACtctggaatactctgcagccatgaGAAAGAGGAAGTTCTCTATGTACCAGGAAAGATTACTCTCAAAGTTACATTCTTAAGTGAAAAAATACACAGTTTAGAACAGTGTATAGAAGAAGCAATAAATTATGTACCAAAATGTGCAGGCATATGTGTTATGTTGTGTGTATAAatacgtgtatatacatgtcTGCTCataggtacataaaatatctctgTAGGTAATGGTGGGTGCCTCTTTGAGGGGAAACTGTGCATGTGGCTGGAGAGGAAGGATGGGCAGCTTCTCACTCTATGTTCTTCAGTTAAGTCTTGAATCTGAACTCTGTGAATGTACTACTTACccccaaaataaattaaaaagcaggTAAAAAGAGGACcacaaaaatgtttagaaaaattaGTGCCACCACAGgtagcttctttttttaaatttccatggaAATTACTTTAAATACAACTAAtgctccaaagaaaataaaaggacttTCTTTTTGATGGACTTCACAGAGAAATGAatcaagaaagcagaaaaattacTTACACTCTTaagtatataattttagaaatcaGGTCACAAATATAAAAGCTGTTTTCAATTCTACATACAATGCGCAAAGAGTAATATGAATAGAATttactaataattaaaaataactggCTCATTAAGAGATACTACACTTTAAgaagaaatgaattaaattttgtgaaatattCTGAAGAAATCTAAACCTTAAGCTTACTAAAACAAccattttttctaaaaacaaatgttGCATTACTAATCAAAGACATCGGATTTAGTTTTATACacataattatgaaatatttggttgttttaaaacatacaaaGTGGGATTATTAAAGCCTGAGACTGCTTTGGGTCACAACCAGATTTTAAATTGCAAATATAAGAACGATATTTTGCAGAGAATTcaaaaaatgcacaaaaacaCACATTCCATTAGTATCCGTAGCTGGCTGACTTTGTTACTGAGAGGCACTGAGGTACAACAGTTAAAAGCATGAATCCATGGCTCTGAAGCAGGATGCCTGCATCCAAACCCATACATCTAGCAACAAATCAAAGCGTATATTCTACTATTCTTCATAAATGTtcaaaacattattatttcttcattattactGTTCTGGGATGCAGTAAGcctattttcaataaatgatactaTGAGTTGAACtggctttttttcattattaaaaaaaaaactgacagtaCTAATACCTTTCCTGCCATTATGAAAGATTTTCATAAAGCTTTTAACAAATATCCTTTAACTGAATTTATTTCTTGGATAAGCACAACAACCTGATATTTCCCCTTTTGTTAAAAGATAAGAGATATCCAAATTCAAAGAAGAAGCAAGCATTTACTTTCCAACTATTTTTGATCAACATTAGAACTACTCAgtaatataataaatacttttgGTATTATTCTCTAATTCCTTTACACAGACAGCTTCATCATATCCAGTGTCACACGCTATTATGATTTTGAGAGTACACTTAATAGTTAAAATGAGATCCCCATTGTCtgaaacatttttattgcttATAATCACAGATGATGTAATTAGAATCaattattgctttatttattaGATCTCCAGGTGAATAATGAGTATCTTTCTGGTGGGTTTATAACTTAAGAACATTGAATGCAATTTTGCTGTTTCTTCAATAAGAGATGCTAACACTCAAAAGAGGACTGTAAATCACTAAGACTTCTAAGTGAATTAACTATGCACTATTAACTATTTCATCATATCACCAGCGTAGTGGGGTATCTCTCCGTCCCAATTTGAGCGCCCTTTCATTACGCTAAGGTAACTACAGAAAAACACAGCCCTCATTTTGCATAGTTCCAATATGCACATTTTAGTTACTATGGTTAAGTAATACCACTCCCTGCAGAAGAGCACAGGTCAAATTTTAGTTAGCATGGCATAATACCTCAATAACTACGTAAAGTATAAACTTTTCTAACTCTTTAGTCCACAAATCACTACATAATTATGTAATTAACAGATGCACACTGTCATCAGTAATCAGCCACATCATTTCTTTCAAAGTATGCTGATGGTTGGTCACTGTGCATCTGTTATGCAGCTCATGCAGAGATAGCAAAGCATGTAGTTTTGTACCTCCTTGTCTCCCAATGATAAAGTATGTGACATTtagaaaaagagataataaaaagaGGAAACTGGCCAACAAAGACGAAAtacagcaaagaaatgaaaagtaataaTGCTGAAATTTCAAATAGAAATGCTGAATTTCAAATAGAAAGTAAAGAATTATAGAAGAAACAGATGACCAAGGGAATGCTGACACTATCGCTCTAGATACACAGAGAACTCAGTGAAGGCAAACTTATTGACATAAATGAGGAAAGCGGTTGTGATGAAAATTTTCCAGAGGACGTGAGGCTGGcaaaaaatattcatattaaagGAAATCTCAGAGATACTTCACAACATGGAAAATACAGACAAAATACTTCATAAAATTAACATATGGCATATAGAATTTAttcaataacaaattaaaaatttcttaccTTGGTAACTTTTTATACAAGAATCGCTTTAGGTCCTGAAAGagagcattaaaaaataatgttgtaaTAATAGGCCTTCCACTGTTTTCTAGATCCTG
This DNA window, taken from Pan troglodytes isolate AG18354 chromosome 3, NHGRI_mPanTro3-v2.0_pri, whole genome shotgun sequence, encodes the following:
- the LAMTOR3 gene encoding ragulator complex protein LAMTOR3; translated protein: MADDLKRFLYKKLPSVEGLHAIVVSDRDGVPVIKVANDNAPEHALRPGFLSTFALATDQGSKLGLSKNKSIICYYNTYQVVQFNRLPLVVSFIASSSANTGLIVSLEKELAPLFEELRQVVEVS